The window GTCCACTTGATTGGGTGAGCGTACACAGATCCCACCATCAGTTTACAGACACAGTGAAAGACCCTCATAGCCCAGTTAGAGGATTCTGGTTTAGTCATATTGGTTGGACACTCGATTACCGTGGTCGAAACGGAAATGTAAAAATTTTCTCCCTCTCTCCCTCTGTTGGAGCCCGAAACGTAGAACTCTTCTCTACTTATTTCTACGGTGTTAGATAATTTAGTCATGTATTAACACATCATAGAATTTTCCTGACTAGAATGTGATATATTGAATAATGGACAAACTGAAGAATATACATAGAATTTTTCTTACTAGAATGTGATATATGTGAATAATGGACAAACTGAAGAATATATATGTTGAGCTTAATTACAGATTATACTTTGTTTTTGCAGTATGAACCACGACTAAGGAATGTTGGAGATTTGAAAAGACAACCATACTACATATTTCTTCATTACACATACCCTCTTCATTATACTGCTCTCGGAGTTCTATTGTATTTTATCGGAGGAATGCCGTTTTTGGTTTGGGGAATGGTAAATCGTACAAGTCCTATATATTGTCCGTGCCTTGTTGATTAGTACCTAATTTGCTAAATTGCTACGTACTGTGATCGATCACCAAAATATTTTTCCTATTAATTATTGGAAACAACTCAACGTTGACAGCAAAGATGACCTCTTGGTGTTTAGTTTCACCGTTTGAATTATCGATCTTAGTAAAACCACTGTGTTTGTTTTTCGATTTGTTACCTATCAAATTCCCCTTCTACATGCATATCAATTAACTAGCTCTAGTTTCTTTCTTTTGCAGGGAGTGAGGACGGTAGTTTTTCTCCATGCAACATTTGGAATAAATTCAATTTGTCATACATGGGGACAACAAGTATGGGAAACTGGTGATTTATCTAGAAACAATTGGTAAGATTTTGTAGGAATATATAGAATCTCTCATCGGAAAATCTAAGCATTGTAAATTTACATACAAAATCTTGGGATCTATTGCAACTTGGTTTTATGATAGCTGTCTAGAATTTTATCACTGTGACCATGATCCACCTTGCAAATGGCATTTGAGATCTTGTTTCTATAACCACGAGCTGCTATATGCATTCTAGCTAGCTAATACACATGTTTAAATGAGAAAATGTTATGTATTCATAGGTTGATTGGATTGCTGGCACACGGAGAAGGTTGGCATAACAATCACCATGCTTTCCAGCACTCAGCTCGCCACGGCTTGGAATGGTGGCAAATTGATGTTACTTGGTATGTCATTAGATTTCTTGAACTTGTGGGTTTGGCAACAGATGTGAAGCTTCCAACTGAGACTCAGAAGAAACAAAGAGCTTTAAGCAACAAGATGCATCCACGAGGAAAAGCAGCAGCAGCAGCAGCTTGAAACAAATGAAGTTCCAAAATGGCAAGCTTTGAAAGACTAAGATCACCATGGGATGGATCTATATATAAGTACTAGGTTTAAAGTATGCTTGGATTCTTGAATTGTTAATTAAGATATCGCTATCATGGTGTTTGTCTGCTTTGTTCTTTGTGATATGTATGTCAACAATAATTAATTTTGGTGATATTACCGTTAATTTGTCTTGTGAGTGAGAGCAATATTACTGTTATACATGTGGGTAATTTATGATGTGGATATCGTGTAAAAAGTGAAGCTGCTGTAAGGATTATTTTCCATTTGATGCATATGTCAAATGTGAATAAAGGTCGTCCTCATGTTTTATGTGCATTTTGTGAAGCTACCTGAAGTGATGATGAAAATTATTTCGGAAACAAAATATGTAGAATATGGTAGTTCAATATTTAAGTTTGCTAAACACAGGTAATGCTATTTGTGGTACGTACCAATCCATCTTTAATTTTAGTCTCAATGATTACATATGACCATTTATCATCTGCATTTTAGTTGTTGGTCCATAATGATTAACTATGACCATTTATCATCTGCATTTTAGTTGTTGGTCCAAAATTATTATGACCATTTATGCCAACTATACGGGATTTTTAAACTTAATTATGAACTAAAAATGCTTAGTTGGTTAAGACTTGAAACTATTAAAGTCTTGGACGAGATGTCGTCTACTTCTAGTATGGTGTTAAGTTTAGTGTTTACGGCAACTGCTACTTGTAGCTAGACGAAAGTGTTCGACCCTAAGCAGAGATGCAATTTCCGATCACTTCCATTGCAATAGTTGAGAACGTATCTCTTATCTCTAACTAACAACCAATTCAAACTAATTAACTAACTAACAGAGCCGATCTTCAAGTAATCATGCATGCATTCATGTATGTCAAACCCTAATTACAACTGTAACCGTTTTGAACTTTGAGATAGAGTTAGGTACGTTTAGTGGTGTTGATTAGTTGATGTGTCGCGGATACGTGGTTTCTTAGCCAGTAGAGCTGGCTAGCACCAGAGGTCCAGAAGAGCCATCACCATTGTCAATGGTGGCGATAACCATTCTTTACCCTTGAGGATCAGTTCAGTGTGCGTATAGAGCAGTAGTAACAGACTACTCGATCTTAAGGCACGGGCTTGTAATTTTCT of the Fragaria vesca subsp. vesca linkage group LG6, FraVesHawaii_1.0, whole genome shotgun sequence genome contains:
- the LOC101291166 gene encoding palmitoyl-monogalactosyldiacylglycerol delta-7 desaturase, chloroplastic-like, with the translated sequence MLDWDYWLVIWRVEFWGREWNLVDMITFTSFAFLHFLSLLAPFYFTWTAFWLAIALYFISGVGVTLSFHRNLSHRSFKLPRWLEYFFAYCGVLSLLRSPLDWVSVHRSHHQFTDTVKDPHSPVRGFWFSHIGWTLDYRGRNGNYEPRLRNVGDLKRQPYYIFLHYTYPLHYTALGVLLYFIGGMPFLVWGMGVRTVVFLHATFGINSICHTWGQQVWETGDLSRNNWLIGLLAHGEGWHNNHHAFQHSARHGLEWWQIDVTWYVIRFLELVGLATDVKLPTETQKKQRALSNKMHPRGKAAAAAA